The sequence CATTGCTCTGAAGACGGCAGCAGAACAACTACCAAAACGTTGGCAGCTGAAGACTTAATTGTGTAGCAAAGAACTTTATTATCTCTTTATCTGCCCAAGAACAAGGCGAGTGGGATGGTGACGCCCACACATATGAAGTAGAGAATGACacacagcctgtccagaacCCTGCCCAGCTTGTGGTAGTCTCCCTCCTCCTCGTCGCTGTCAGCCTCCACCAGTTTGTTGAGAACAGTTTGGAGCATGTGTGTCTCCGCCTGCACACTCCGGCTCAGATTCTCCAGGGTGGTCTGCAGTACCAGCTGAGCGCCAGGTGGCGCCGATGCAGACTTGACGCGCACAGACTGGGCCTGTCTGACCGGAGGCACTGTGTTTGTGTGGGTTTCTTGTTCCACAGCGAGGCTGCCATTGAGGTAGGTCAAGTTGGCATTTCCACCGCTTTCCTTGTGTTCAGGAGTCGGGTTTTTGGCACTCAGGTCCCCAAACAGTAGGAAGGTGGCCAAGTATCGCAGGAAGACACTGGAATGGGGTCAGATATTATCAGTTGAAGTTTTCAGTTCAAAAGAGCACACAAACGTGACATGTCATTGCAGGGAATGAAACTCAATACAAAAATATAATGTGTggtacatacagtcaaacctgtactactactagtgacCAATTTTGCATATGATCAACAACTTGAACAAGTGATTGTGGCCTACATGTAAGAAGAGAAATGTTGTGCTTTTGGTTGCAACCCAAGCAAAATCCCGCCGAACCAATCTTTATTGTGGGTTGACTGCTAGCAAGAAAATTTTTGGATCTGGCATCTGAGTGATGAGAATTGAAAACAGAATTCCATGTAGTCGTACAAATCTTTTTTGATAGATGTCCTGCATTTCACACTGTTAACTGATTAAGGCTTTGAGTAGCTGTTGTAGGATGTATTAAGCATTGTACTTCTCTGTTCAGTTcattgtacaagcacaagtaCATATTATAGATATCATGTTGAAAACACCAGATGCCTCCTgctgaaaaacaacacaatcCCTACCTGCAGATCCTTATTTTGTTCAGGACCTGAAACACAAGATATTTTTTCCAAGGCTGTACTGTAGTTGTGTGATTTGCTTGATTTCTCTTTCCAACATAACAAAttacaactttttttcatttttttatctgACCTTTGTCAACATTTGGCTTGAAATAACCAATGGCTAGTAGGCTAGTTGACATGAGATCGAGAGGATTTGATTCCTTGCTGGACTTTGTGTCCTGAGAAGGCACTTCATCCGgttttcctcactccacccacaTGTTTgcatgggtacctgacttaggACAAGTtaggttggggaggtaaacgCCCAAGTCTTTTTTATACAGTAAGTTCCTCAGTATGTGCCAAGAAACTAAAGGCAAGGCCACCCTTGATATTCCAGTGCATTTAACTTTTTACACGTTACCATATACATCCCTTTTATCTTCTACCAAACCAATAGTAAGTTGTAGTTGAATGGAGGTTttagtacaatttttgtgtaaCTGAACATTAACATCGCAtttttctactacatgtatcagggctcaaaatagtgggtgcatgtgcacccaggtgcacccaaaattggacctgtccacccaattattttctgtgggtgcacaaggtgcacccaaatattttcttgggtttatgtatgtaacgaTATAAaagtaatatactagtatacatcatattcttgacatctcagtgttagaaagataataaaaatgtctttcatggtacttgtttaagaatttgatagcaacTAAGTTTTgaaattaggtttttctgacattctacttaaattttttgtggcacccaattttttaagctgggtgcagcagtgcacctaatcccaaaaatgaatttggagCCCTGTGTATATTACAATAGACCCACCTCCGTGCCCAGGGAGGCAGGTCTCCTGTCCTGCTGCTCAGGTTGATGATGACACAGGTGAACAGCATGAAGAGACCAATCAGCCCCATGCACACGATGATCACCACAGCtgcacaacaaaacaacaagtgGTTCccaaaatagtttcatcaggttggtagaatataggagaatgctttttacacaaccagcaggtacttacattgcttacgtttcaatgtctctcagattccagaactccagttagaagctctgaggaaggtgtctgagagacatcgaaacgtaagcaatgtaagtacctgctggttgtatgaaaagaattctcctatatcctcaAAACAAGTGGTTTTAACACCCAAGCGTGGGGACTGAACTAACATCTTTAAGTCCCAAACTTTGCTTCGTCTTATTACACCAGAGTGGAGGGTATTCTCTGACAAAGTATTGTACGACATTGTGTAGTTGGATGATGTGATGCCTGTTCACAGCTGTATGATCTCTATATTCACTCTGCTgtattcgtatgtagtttggcatatTGTCTGCTCGTAGTTGCAAGATGATgcacaaaaattgttttcaggGTAACTTTTTGTATCACAGCCCAAATTGAAGGTAGAAAATATAAATACGTCATGGAGTATGTAACCTACAgcttcttgttttgtattttgttgtctggaATGTATTTGCCCTGCCAGGCATCATCTAGATATCTCGGTCATGCTGCACAGGGAAAGTTATTTACTTTTCTCAAGGTCACAACACTGGGTCTAGATTCCAAGCCCAACACactaccagttatgccacacacgACACCACATTGTGGGGTAATGACAGAAGGGAGTGAGTTTTATCATACCAATAAATGGCATCTTGTCCTTGACAGGAAGGAAGTCTGTGATGACCACTAAGGACACCACCATGGCTAGTAGGATGGTTATGCCAAAGCCGATCCGATCGCTCTTTTCGATGGGGGTGGCAAAGGTGATGACCATCAACACTGCCAGTATGATGCAGGGTGAGATGGTGGTGGCGATGTGGTAGATAGGGTCTCTGGTGAAGTCCAGCATCATGCAGCCTTTTCCAGCTTCCACTTGGAGATATGCAACGACTGTCCACTGGCCAGCTGTGATCTTAGTTTGTGTCTTACAGCCATTATAACCTGGCCTTTCAGCACTGGGACACTGGAGCTGCTCCCCTGCAGAAATACTGGATTCAAAACAGATGGGACACTTCATGGTGTCCACAGGGAAGAGGTAGGGATCCAGGGTACAGGTTGTCGTGGTCAGAGCCTCCACGGTCCAGTTGACATGGCCCTCACTGGTCACAAGCACTTTTGATGCTGGAAGACTTTTATAGTTAGTGTCCGCACTGGAAAAGTGTCAAATGACAGGGATTAAGATTTTGTTTTCCAGcagtaaggggcggtataaccccgtcgtgtgtaagcacgttgATCAAAGATGATGGTGATTATTTCCAGCAGAATGCAGATGACAGTGCTATTAAAGATATAAAGATATACTATCCACTCACTTTTTCCTGAGTAGAAGAGTTGGTTTCCAGATCCTTGTGACTGGCAGGAACAGACTCTTGATGTCATTATACTCCTGTTCTATCCAAGCCAGTCGGGGATCCTCCCAGTCCTGTTGGGAACAGATATGATTGATATGTAAGCAGCTGTCTGCTTAGTTCATACTGATATTAATGTCATACCTTGGCAAGAATATTGGTCCATACTGGTGTCCATATTTTGCAGTATTGCACAGGCTTctcagagtcctccccagaggatggaataatggaggccctccactatactcctagcccagctccaatATActccttttgaaatttagtgttttttacctattttcttggttagttttgctaaaattaatgaaaattcacagatttttatgccaagtggcatcacttttccagtcggcattgtctgcaaaaacttgtgaatgggcgatgatgaAAACAAttgtcgttttgccacttcaaaacaaaggaatcactgaaatatattttacttgtagtttttgacaccctctgtcattgcaaaatgaactcattttcatgaaagcgcagcgcgttggttcaggttatttttgccagcccctccactatactaaaaaattctggggagaaccctgcttcCATTGAGTGACACAAATGCACTGTTCCCGTGCACCGGTATCAAACATTGGAATACCAGATTCTGACGTTGTATTCTATACGTACAGTGCATTTGCATACCATTGCATTCAGAAATATGATCTTAAAATGAATACCACCAGCCACCAACACCTGCCTACCAAACTTGAGAAATAACTTACCACATTTAGAGAAATGTCCACCATGACTCTCTCATCTTTCTCATTCTATGAAGAAATAAACGTCAGACGTAGTTAAGGCAGCTGGAGTTTGTTTGTGGTAATGCAATATATTATGAGTTTAGGACAGTAAACATTGCTGCATATAATCAGCTTTCTTTCATTGTCTAAACTGGTTTGTTAATGAAATCTGTTATCAGATATTACTCAAAATCATTCTGTCTAATTTACTTTGAATTAGAACTTTCTGTTGACAAATCAGTTGTGTTCAGTGCAATGTTCGTGTAACAGTAAGATGGCTTTATGGCAGATATCTGTGGCACCTGCTAAGTGCACAGGTGGCTGTAGTGTTTAATATATAGTCTCCCaatgcattgtattgtattgtattgtatgggccgactactcactctcgcagccaggggctgaaatgtgaggagcttacaatagacaGGCTAAGCCGCAAGGGTCTGAAATGGCAGCCTGTATATAGCGTCAaatgacctcaatacaacattaattgccccaggtgtggccagggattgtaggttttgaaccactcacaccgcaccatcgcacatgtggtgggttctttaatgtgcgtAGGGTGTGGCtgtccccaaacacgggacctccattgaaggtcctatctgagggacggccctagacgaagctaggtactcattttcacctgagtaaagtgaggaaagtcgtgtggcacaagatcggcgacacgcagctggattcgacctcaagacctctcggtcccgagccaaacacactgccgctgcgctacgcgATCTGCATTTGCCTATTACAGAGTTGAATTACTAACTATATTGTGACATCAGTAATTTGCACCTTTTGGGACTTTTCAACACTTGTCGTTTATACAGTACAAGTTACTGGACTTACTGTGTCAACGATGTTGTTGATGCGTGCTTGGAATGATGAGATGGTGATGTCCAGGTGTGGCTTGGTCTCCACTTTGTACTGGTTACGCTCAAACAAGTCAGTCAGCAGGTTACTCTCATGGTCCACTAGCATGAAGAAACACATCCCTTAGTACTGGGTGGTTCTGGTACTGTATTATCAGATCTTTTTGGTCgcgtacattgcagaagtttgacttttgcaaacactttaactagagactctggtattgacTTTTAGAAACACTTaaactagagactctggtattgattttgagaacttaGAACAAGCTATGTTACTTAGATAGGGCTCTATGAAGTGAAATGtgtactagcctggtcccgACTTCCGGTCtttgatgtatgtatgttaatGGGTACTACTacagaactgtaacagtaactataCTAACGCTACTTGATGAATGGCACTTTGCTATTTTATTCTCCAGCCAgtgcaaaaacaacagtaatGGAGTGGAAAATCTGGAATCCATCAGGATTTTCTTATAACTTTCCCCATAAGATTATTTTTCTAACCCCACAGGACCAACATAATTACCATCACAGGTGGGCGGCTCGTTGGACCAGGTTCCATCACCTTGACAGGTGGACCTGAGAGAGCCATCCACGGGGATGTAGCCAGCTGAGCAGCTGAAGGTCAGCTTGTCACCACTCAGGTAATTAgccttctttggactcctggTGCCATACCGTGGTGGACCAGGGTCGGGGCATGTTTTTTCTGGGATATGGGAAAGATATAAAACAAGGTCAGTCCACACAGGGACTGCACTGCTTCTCTGGCTGAGCATACAGAAAGTGCAGTTCAAAAAATGTAAacacaagccaaaaacaatTATTCTTTTTCTTGCTGGCCGGGGCGGCTTCTTGCCGTCCCTACCTTTCAAACCATCTTAACTGTGTGCCTGGGCGATAACATCTCACCACCACTCCCTGCACCTGCCGTAACATCACTGTTTGAGATCTATTcgcatgttttgtttgtctttgtgaaCCGCGCTCCATTTTGTGGCTCTCCTCCCAGCATTGTAAGGATTCCTTTTATTCACTAATAGTTGTCAATACCCTGAGAACGAGACCTATAACCCGGATGCGGGTCGTATATGGGATATTAATGACCTAGCTTATGGAGAAAATGCAGCCTTCTGATTGATCGACAATTGTCTGACTAATAGTATATGATAAAATAACCAATGATATCAAATTATCAAACAAATGGCTTTAAAAAAGACCTAGAGACTTCTCTCATCCTTCCCCCTGAACCCAAACTTTCTCTCACCTCCACATCTGGGCAGTTCACAGGATACCTGAACCCCAGCTGTGGACAGACACCATGGTCTGTTGTCACCATCAGGGTTCCTACAGTAGTTCTCCTGCAGGTTAGCCCAGGGAAACCGGGACGTGTAGAAATCACCATCATCAGACCACTTCGCACAGACTTGTCCATCATTTGTCTTGGCCACACGTCCCCGGTAGTTGGTACCGTCTCCATAGTAACAATCTGTGGGTGGAATGTTTAAGACTTGTCAGGTCTTTCATCATTGACTCATAGAGTAAAAGTAGGTGGAAAGGAGTAAACCTGTTGTACTACCATCTGCACTACTATCTGCCTAAAAGATCAGTCAGTGTCATACTCTCTTTTTGATCATTCATCAATGTGAAAAGTAGTACATATACTACCAAATGTTTCATCTATAGACAGCTGTATACCAAGTTTGTCCATAGATTTGCGATACAATGTAAATGATTGCAAAATGTCATGTGTTGGTTCATTTCGCAGCATAGTGAATCCTTTAGTTACAATCTAAATATGTTGAAGATCGGATACTCACTACCATTCCCAGGCATTGGAGCGTTCAAACAAGACACGTTAGCACTTGGGTAGGGGAAGCGTGAGCAGTCTGGGAAGGGCCAGGACCCGTTGGTGTGTGAGACAGCCTGCGGCCGACAGGAGGCTGTCACCTCCTCACACAGGGTACGGCAGGGCAGCAGCTGCCGGGGGCTGGGGGACAAATAGTCAAATCAAGTTTATCATACAACGATTGTATCAGgtctggtacaatgtatggcaaataacgGATTGTTAAACAATCTATACTTGGTGAGTGTACTAATCCAGAATAATTACTCGTATATATGCGTATATGTGCATGATTGTTTGTTTAACACAAAATGTGtcattttgaaatacatgtaggagGAAGACCGGtataacatgaaacaaaaatagCTGACCAGGCAATGTAGAAAAAAGATAATAGTGTGATAAACAAAGGAGAGAGTCTTTTATACAATCATGGCACAGTACAGGAACGTGTTCTCTTGTTAATAGCTTACCCTTTTAAATCACATTTTGGCAAGATCATGGCACAAGCGAAAAGGTTGAAGTCCGGATGGCAGACAGGGTCGGTAGCAGACTCGAGTCGCTGCATGGTTCTGGCCTGGCTGGAGGCTGTGGCTTGACTTGTGTTCTGATGCATGTATGGGTTGGGTAAAGTCGTCTTGCTATATCCCAGTCCCTTACAGAAGAGGAACTCTGAAGGGAGGTTCTGACATTCTAGAAAAGCAAGGACCGTAAATTTTGTCATTACATGCCAGTATGCTATAACATGGTCTAGGTCAATTTGTGTCTTTACACATTATCACAGTGACTGTAACGTTAAGAGAAGATTTGGAAGTACATTTGTGTGATGAGACATTATGAAAACAGTTGGTGTCTTGCTACATGATGTGTGTCATAAGGTAGGATATCACTGTTATTCCATATCTCCTTCTTTCTAAGACTCACCACATCCAGTTTCATCGCTGTTGTCGAAGCAGTCTTTCCTGCCGTCACAGCGTCTCCAGGAATCCACGCACGTCACATCGTCATCACAGCGGAAGTACCCGGGGCTGCAGTTACTTTTCTCTGAGAACAGAGAAAATACAGAGCTTACAACAACTATTATTGAAGTAGCaatctatttatttataatAAGTACCGATATAATGAAAAAGGAAGAATGTGTACACATTTTTATTGATCAGCaatatctgataaaagctccttgtcaGCTACACCAAAGGCACTGTGTACATGTCTGCTGACATTTTTCTAGTATTTCAGTTAAATTGCTGAATACCACACAATCCTTTGGGCACCTTCAAAAGCTTATACCTCTTACACCTCACTGACATATATTTaagtgtattgtattgtattgtattgttttaggtaaagtttgccgagaagggttttttttttcttatttattttattttgcccCACCGATGTACAGCCTAATTCTCTATATGAGAATACTACTTCATCAGCCTCAAAGTTTACCTGAGCTAAAACAATACAGACTTGAGGGTGACTGACAACTCATTCTTTTGGGACCATCAGCATTCACTGGATACTCTTATTCCAATGATATGGGTCGGTATATATCGATTTAAGAAATGATTTATGATAACAATTGGAGTTGGCATGGTCAATGTTTCCTTACTTTTCTCCTTTGCAACAAAGGTAGCCCGGAATCCAGGCTCTGTTTGGAAGCCGTCagacttgaatatgactgtcaTGACGTTTGTGGTAGTAGTCAATGGTGGAGGGGCTGCAGTGCCACAGTACTTTCCTGGAGAGACAATAAGAATGAGGGTTAGGTTTAGCCGTAGTAGATCGTCGTAGATCGCTGCTCGATAAAGTTGTAGAAATTCTAAGCAGGGTCCAATCAAACAACCCGATAACAAGAATCTGAGGCAGCTTCATACAGAAAAAGACAGCTGGAATTTGCAGGACAGTGTAAAGCTATTCTAACAAgcgttcggggacctcatacctccatgaaatattctgattatgcaaatgactgtCACATCTGCATgatttatgcttgcttatgtacacctttcactaacttacacaggtcacaatgttgacagccGAATCATTTACAACATGTACTAAGAAGAATTTGGACACTcgctcattatttatgcaaattggggactaatttgcataaatagaATCTGCTTATCTTCCACCTGTCACAAACTACAtagattacatgtatttgagtctcATATTggaaacactgtaaatatacattCTCTTCATTAAGTATGCTAATTAAATCCAAATCTGAATAATTTGCACTTCACTATGTCTAGTGAGATACCAACTTCAGTTTGTATCGTGTCATCAGCAGATCAGACGTGAAACTTACCGATAAGGTAGCCCAGTGTCGGCGTGCCCCCATACACCTCCACACTGTCCCAACACGTGCCCTTGCCGCCCTCCACATTGAAAGCCGCGGAAAAGCTCAGCTGCACTATCTTGCCGGGGTCCACAGTTATTTCCCATCGACAGACGTGATTGAGCGGGTACGGCGATGGGTGCATGGGACTGGTGAAGGTTCCATTAGATCCGGTCAGGTTAAAGGTGGAGGGACAGTAGTTAGTTACTGCACTGGTCTTGACCTGAGAACCTGTTGTGTTCCCTGCCAGGGAGGCACCGGCCGTGGTGTTTGTGGCGGGAGCGGCCGTGGTGTTAGACGCGGCTGAAAAAGACGCAGACACGTAAAAGTTAATCCATATGTAATTACGTTTGTCTCAAGTGCAAAATTCTGTTATGTCCCAGTTATCATAACAGAATACGCTTAAATCTGTCAGATGTCACAGGACAATTGTGCCGAACAAGTTGAACAAAGTTTACATTTCACTTCGTACACGTGAATTTcagacatgtatatgtactcGTAGTTTTCTAAGACTGATAGGATTATGAAACAATAGGCAATGGCTGTCATGTTATGTACAAGACCGAAGCTCGACACTGAAAATGGACCTCACATCGCTTCCGACGGTCTACTGCCGTTCTCCAGTACTAGTAAACTCGAACAGGTAGTTCGCGTAAGAAATGGGCGGTTTGATTTGGTACCGCTAACGCTAACCCATACCTGGTGTCTGTTTCAGTTGGAAACAGCAGAAGACGAAGATAACCAGTAAACTGTGTGTCCACATCATGGATCTGTGATAAACAAAATTAAGAACAACAATTAACTTTGCACATAGTAGGCATAGATGCAGACGATTATTAGTGAGGATAAGGCCCAAACACTTGTCAAAACCATTATTTTGGCTGTTGTACATGGTTACTGTATCTTTTATCTTGAGGATAACTGCACCTGTAAATCCATTGTCCTGAACACACTAAGGAGACAGTGAGGCAGTTTAAATTTGTGTCGAACAATGCTGCACAATTACAGATTCCGTACTGTCTTGTACAAACGTTTTAGCCTATAAGCTAGAGAGCATGTCACTACGTTTCATTTTTCATCAGCATCCACTAAATTTCGTCAATGCAGATTTTAAACTCCAACTATGGacgctacctgaaacgtctgaccattttctACCTCATTCTATCCCGCCTTTACCACCCCAAGCCGAAGTCAGGTGCGCActtttaagctaagggcacaacccgccgcacgtgcaaatacgtgctgtctacgtgccaaaacgtgggcaatcttttgggatccatAAGTGgtgagtaccgcctccgtacgaactcgtaccgaatccgacggattttggagcacgcagatacgccgtagaactttacgtgcaggcaaaactttgtgtgccatcgggctgcggattggtGCCAGTACAGGtgacgcacctgccctgtatAGCCTGAACATCTTCAGAAAAACGTGGTGGACGtagcctcccaaaaaaacgtaaagacaaattgcacgtacggcgggttgtgcccttagctttacacctgagtgaagtgaggttACTCTCGTAAAGTGCCATTCACAAGAGCAcaaggcacaagatcggtagcataaAAGGTTTCAAACCCAGGGCCTCTTGGGTCTGGATCAACCACCCTGCAGTTCCACCAAATGGCCCCACACTGTGACTGTGAGGTGTACCAATTTGACGATTTCACAGTAATAAGGGTGCTTTCAATAGCATTCAACTTTTCTGCagatacgtttgtgaagatttgGCGTCCAGAAATGAAGGATAATACTTTCAATTCAATCAACACAACTGCACAATATTTTCAGAAAcaccagacgtttcagatgtgGTCCGACATATTTTGGTTCACTGAAGAATGATGTCGGACAACATCTGAAACGTATGACATTTCTTCAAATATTCTATGCGCAGTGATTATCCTTCGTCTTCACATCCATTCCAAA comes from Branchiostoma floridae strain S238N-H82 chromosome 19, Bfl_VNyyK, whole genome shotgun sequence and encodes:
- the LOC118406754 gene encoding uncharacterized protein LOC118406754 — its product is MMWTHSLLVIFVFCCFQLKQTPAASNTTAAPATNTTAGASLAGNTTGSQVKTSAVTNYCPSTFNLTGSNGTFTSPMHPSPYPLNHVCRWEITVDPGKIVQLSFSAAFNVEGGKGTCWDSVEVYGGTPTLGYLIGKYCGTAAPPPLTTTTNVMTVIFKSDGFQTEPGFRATFVAKEKKKSNCSPGYFRCDDDVTCVDSWRRCDGRKDCFDNSDETGCECQNLPSEFLFCKGLGYSKTTLPNPYMHQNTSQATASSQARTMQRLESATDPVCHPDFNLFACAMILPKCDLKGPRQLLPCRTLCEEVTASCRPQAVSHTNGSWPFPDCSRFPYPSANVSCLNAPMPGNGNCYYGDGTNYRGRVAKTNDGQVCAKWSDDGDFYTSRFPWANLQENYCRNPDGDNRPWCLSTAGVQVSCELPRCGEKTCPDPGPPRYGTRSPKKANYLSGDKLTFSCSAGYIPVDGSLRSTCQGDGTWSNEPPTCDVDHESNLLTDLFERNQYKVETKPHLDITISSFQARINNIVDTNEKDERVMVDISLNVDWEDPRLAWIEQEYNDIKSLFLPVTRIWKPTLLLRKNADTNYKSLPASKVLVTSEGHVNWTVEALTTTTCTLDPYLFPVDTMKCPICFESSISAGEQLQCPSAERPGYNGCKTQTKITAGQWTVVAYLQVEAGKGCMMLDFTRDPIYHIATTISPCIILAVLMVITFATPIEKSDRIGFGITILLAMVVSLVVITDFLPVKDKMPFIAVVIIVCMGLIGLFMLFTCVIINLSSRTGDLPPWARSVFLRYLATFLLFGDLSAKNPTPEHKESGGNANLTYLNGSLAVEQETHTNTVPPVRQAQSVRVKSASAPPGAQLVLQTTLENLSRSVQAETHMLQTVLNKLVEADSDEEEGDYHKLGRVLDRLCVILYFICVGVTIPLALFLGR